In Bacillota bacterium, a single window of DNA contains:
- the ypeB gene encoding germination protein YpeB: protein MQRKLALPILTIALVITAFLGIREYILRRHVEIQVENQYQRAFQELSYHLDGIEAETAKALVANSPKGRVQTFSDIWRHASTAQANIGQLPLLTVPLTRTEQFIGRLGAFTYSLAIKNAQGQPITASEWATLRDLHRQAKFMSTSIGKMQASFMNEGARWNDIQRAMAATRAERPGATRKPRINPATKSLKMLEDGMRRFPDPDFAGNIPPEKIVPKGLTGPLITETKAIEIARGFIGPERTEGKQLTVTRVVTDPRSYRVTVADSRSGGGDQDQGASIRVDVSEKGGHVIWMLDDRRASVSKLSLDKVTEIGAAFLESRGFKNMRPTDRDQYQNVAVITYVLEQDGVLVYPDAIKLRIALDNGAILGFEGSGYITFHHARTLPMPALTMDEARSRVSPRLDITSARLVVILDDLGREKLCYEFRGRLDTEEFRVYIDAVTGQEVKIQRVTARRVEIT, encoded by the coding sequence TTGCAACGGAAATTAGCTCTACCTATCCTTACTATAGCCTTGGTGATCACGGCATTCTTAGGGATTCGTGAGTACATATTAAGACGGCATGTTGAAATCCAGGTCGAAAACCAGTACCAGCGGGCGTTTCAAGAGCTATCTTACCACCTGGATGGGATCGAAGCCGAGACCGCTAAGGCTCTTGTTGCTAACTCGCCAAAGGGGCGAGTGCAAACCTTTTCAGATATATGGCGTCACGCCTCGACCGCCCAGGCAAATATCGGCCAGCTCCCTCTCCTCACCGTCCCCCTGACAAGAACCGAACAGTTCATAGGGCGGCTTGGCGCATTTACATACTCACTCGCCATCAAAAACGCTCAGGGTCAACCGATCACAGCCAGCGAATGGGCGACGCTCCGCGACCTTCACCGCCAGGCCAAGTTCATGAGCACCTCGATCGGGAAAATGCAGGCTTCATTTATGAATGAAGGGGCCCGGTGGAATGATATCCAGAGGGCCATGGCGGCGACAAGGGCCGAGCGACCGGGGGCGACTCGAAAACCGCGAATAAACCCCGCGACTAAGAGCCTGAAGATGCTGGAAGACGGGATGCGCAGATTCCCCGACCCGGATTTCGCCGGCAACATACCCCCCGAAAAGATCGTCCCCAAGGGCCTGACCGGGCCTCTAATAACTGAAACCAAGGCCATCGAGATCGCCCGGGGGTTTATCGGGCCAGAGCGGACTGAGGGTAAGCAGCTTACGGTCACCCGGGTCGTGACCGACCCGCGATCATATAGGGTGACTGTAGCAGATTCCAGGAGCGGGGGGGGCGATCAAGATCAAGGCGCCAGCATAAGGGTTGATGTCTCGGAAAAGGGCGGACATGTGATATGGATGCTAGACGACCGGCGCGCTAGTGTCTCAAAATTGTCTCTCGATAAGGTTACTGAGATCGGAGCGGCGTTCCTGGAGTCGCGCGGGTTCAAGAACATGCGCCCCACCGATAGAGATCAATACCAGAACGTTGCCGTTATAACGTATGTTCTTGAACAAGACGGTGTGCTCGTATACCCGGATGCGATCAAGCTCCGCATCGCCCTCGATAATGGAGCCATCCTGGGGTTCGAAGGGTCAGGCTATATAACGTTCCATCACGCGCGCACCCTGCCGATGCCTGCACTGACCATGGATGAAGCCAGGTCAAGGGTCAGCCCGAGGCTGGATATCACAAGCGCCAGGCTAGTTGTGATCCTGGATGACCTCGGCCGGGAGAAGCTATGCTATGAATTCCGTGGGAGGCTGGATACTGAGGAGTTTCGAGTGTATATAGATGCCGTTACAGGTCAAGAAGTGAAGATCCAGCGAGTCACCGCGCGCCGTGTTGAGATAACATAG
- a CDS encoding spore cortex-lytic protein, whose amino-acid sequence MRRFLALLVIMALLAICVSLLFYPNTIMPVAISSRNDKALDQGLIAAPWDSYRYNVDLMARVIQGEAWAEPYIGKVAVGAVIMNRLESPNFPKTIPGVIFEPDAFESVANGLIWLRYPGTDAYRATQDALSGWDPTGGALYYFNPSKPVSWWIWSRPIITQIGNHVFSR is encoded by the coding sequence ATGAGGCGATTCTTAGCTTTGCTTGTCATCATGGCGTTACTTGCAATATGCGTATCGCTTTTATTCTACCCAAACACCATCATGCCGGTGGCCATTTCAAGCCGCAACGACAAAGCCCTTGACCAAGGCCTGATCGCGGCCCCCTGGGATTCGTACAGGTATAACGTCGACTTGATGGCAAGAGTGATACAGGGAGAGGCCTGGGCCGAGCCCTACATAGGCAAGGTTGCCGTTGGAGCGGTAATCATGAACCGATTAGAAAGCCCAAACTTCCCCAAGACCATACCGGGCGTCATATTCGAGCCCGATGCATTTGAGTCGGTAGCTAATGGGCTCATCTGGCTCAGATATCCAGGCACAGATGCTTATAGGGCTACCCAGGATGCCCTTAGCGGGTGGGATCCTACAGGAGGTGCGCTCTATTACTTTAACCCGTCAAAGCCTGTAAGCTGGTGGATTTGGTCCAGGCCTATTATTACGCAAATCGGCAACCATGTTTTTTCAAGATGA